Sequence from the Nocardia brasiliensis genome:
GTGTGTCAGCGTTTTTCGCTCGCCGCCTGGGGCGCCGCGACGGCGCCCGCGTAGACGCAGCATGCCACCATGGCCGCCAGCGGGACGAGGAAGGTCGCGGTCAGCGGAACGAGCGCGCTCAGCCAGCCGATCACGGCCGGGCCCGCGAGCAGCCCGAGATAGCCGAGGCTGAACACGCGGGCCATGTCGGTGGCCGCGGTCGCGGAGCCGAGATTGCCCGCGGCGGTGAAGATCTGCGGCACGGTGCCGGAGAGCCCGAGCCCGGCCATGGCCCAGCCGAGCAACGACAGCGGCGCCCACGGCGACACCGTGATGACGGCGAACCCGAGTGCGGCGAGCAAGGTGCCGTAGCGGACGACGACCACCCGGCCGAAGGCGCCGCTCACCCGGTCGGCGGCGAGCCTGCCGCCGGTCATGGTGACCGAGAACGCGCCGAACGCCAGAGCGGCCGTTGCCTCGTCGACGCCGAGGTGCTCGCGCATCTGCAGCGTGCTCCAGTCGCCCGCCACCCCCTCGGCGAGCAGCACCGCGAAGGCGATCGCGGCCAGCGCCAGTACTTTTCGCCGATGGGCTCGTCCGGGATCCAGGCCGGTGGCTATCCGCTCGCCGGTGTCCGGCGGCACCGGCTGTGGCTGGGTCTCGCTGTCGCGGAGCAGGCGCGGCACGAGCGCCGCCGTCAGCAGCACGCCGCCGGTCGCAGCCAGCGCCAGCGTCATTCGCGGATCCCAGCCCGCGCGCAAGGTCGCCGCGCCCAGCAGCGACCCGAGCAGGCCGCCGCCGGAGAACAACGCGTGGAAGGCCGACATGATCGGCCGTCCGTAGGCGCGTTCCACATGCACCGCTTGGGTATTCATGGAAACGTCCAGCGCGCCGTTGCCGAAACCGAAGCAGCACAGTGCGATCGCCAGGGTCATCGGACCGGTCGCCGACCCCGGCCCGAGCACCGCCACCGAGGCGATCACCGCGGCGGCGCCGACCAGCCTCCGGCTGCCGAACCGATCCGCCAGCGGACCCGCGACCCGCATGCCGACGATGCCGGAGCCCGCCATCAACAGGATGAACATGCCGAGCGTGGATTTCGCGACACCGGTCCGGTCGGTGATCGACGGGATGTGCACCACCCACATGGCGAGCAGGAATCCGTTCAACCCGAACACCGTGAACACGGCGAGGCGAGCGATGCGCAGCGTGCGATCCGGCGTCGGACTGAACACCCCATCGACGGTACCGATGATTCCGCTCCCGACTCGGCGGTTCAGCCTGCTCGGAGATCCCAGACGCCCGTCGCGGCCGTCTCCTTCGCGTACTCGGTGAAGTCCTTCGGCTCGCGGCCGAGTGCCCGCCGCACCCCGTCGGCGGTCGCCGAGTTGCGGCCGTCGAGCACCGTGCCGAACAGATAGTCGAGCAGGCTCACCACGTCCGCGGGCACCTGGTATTCGGTCAGTGCCGCAACGAATTCCGTGCGGGACACCGGAACGAAGGCGATCTCGCGACCGGTCGCCGCTGCGATCTCGGCGACCGCCGCGGCGAAGGAGAGGGCGCGCGGCCCGGTCAGCTCGTAGACCTCGCCCGTGTGCCCGTCCTCGGTGAGCGCGACCGTCGCGACGTCGGCGATGTCGTCGGCGTGCACGAAGGGTTCCGGCACGTCACCGTTGGGCAGCGCGACCGTGCCCGCCAGGATGTGTTCGGTGAACGCGCCCTCGCTGAAGTTCTGGGCGAAGAAGCTGCAGCGCACGATGGTCCAGGCCATGCCCGACTGCCGCACGATCTGCTCGCACTCCACCGCCTCCGGCTCACCGCGCCCGGACAGCAGCACCAGCTTGCCGACGCCCTGTTGCTTCGCGGCGGCGGTGAATGCCCGCAGCGTTTCCGGGGCGCCCGGTACC
This genomic interval carries:
- a CDS encoding MFS transporter produces the protein MFSPTPDRTLRIARLAVFTVFGLNGFLLAMWVVHIPSITDRTGVAKSTLGMFILLMAGSGIVGMRVAGPLADRFGSRRLVGAAAVIASVAVLGPGSATGPMTLAIALCCFGFGNGALDVSMNTQAVHVERAYGRPIMSAFHALFSGGGLLGSLLGAATLRAGWDPRMTLALAATGGVLLTAALVPRLLRDSETQPQPVPPDTGERIATGLDPGRAHRRKVLALAAIAFAVLLAEGVAGDWSTLQMREHLGVDEATAALAFGAFSVTMTGGRLAADRVSGAFGRVVVVRYGTLLAALGFAVITVSPWAPLSLLGWAMAGLGLSGTVPQIFTAAGNLGSATAATDMARVFSLGYLGLLAGPAVIGWLSALVPLTATFLVPLAAMVACCVYAGAVAAPQAASEKR
- a CDS encoding NAD(P)H-binding protein; protein product: MTNNTESQPILVTGSTGKTGSRVAARLTAAGHTVRHGSRTADIPFDWADRNTWAAALADVQAVYLAFQPDLAVPGAPETLRAFTAAAKQQGVGKLVLLSGRGEPEAVECEQIVRQSGMAWTIVRCSFFAQNFSEGAFTEHILAGTVALPNGDVPEPFVHADDIADVATVALTEDGHTGEVYELTGPRALSFAAAVAEIAAATGREIAFVPVSRTEFVAALTEYQVPADVVSLLDYLFGTVLDGRNSATADGVRRALGREPKDFTEYAKETAATGVWDLRAG